Proteins from a single region of Equus asinus isolate D_3611 breed Donkey chromosome 17, EquAss-T2T_v2, whole genome shotgun sequence:
- the NPAS4 gene encoding neuronal PAS domain-containing protein 4 has translation MYRSTKGASKARRDQINAEIRNLKELLPLAEADKVRLSYLHIMSLACIYTRKGVFFAGGTPLAGPTGLLSAQELEDIVAALPGFLLVFTAEGKLLYLSESVSEHLGHSMVDLVAQGDSIYDIIDPADHLTVRQQLTLPSALDSDRLFRCRFNTSKSLRRQSAGNKLVLIRGRFHAHPPGAYWAGNPVFTAFCAPLEPRPRPGPGPGLGPASLFLAMFQSRHAKDLALLDISESVLIYLGFERSELLCKSWYGLLHPEDLGHASAQHYRLLAESGDIQAEMVVRLQAKPGGWAWIYCLLYSEGPESPITANNYPISDTEAWSLRQQLNSEDTQAAYILSTPAVLPSFPENILSQEQCSSSNPLFNPALGAPRSTSFPSAPELGAVSTSEELPRPPKERGFSYMTFSSGPEPSLQADLSKDLVCTPPYTPHQPGGCAFLFSLHEPFQTHLPTPSSSLQEQMTPSTATFSDQLTPSSATFPDPLTSPLQGQLTETSTRSYEDQLNPCTSTFPDQLLPSTATFPEPLGSPAQEQLTPPSTAFQAHLNSPSQTFPEQLSPSHTKTYFAQEGCSFLYEKLPPSPSSPGNGDCTLLALAQLRGPLSVDVPLMPEGLLTPEASPVKQSFFHYSEKEQNEIDRLIQQISQLAQGMDRPFSAEASTGGLEPLGGLEPLDSNLSLSGAGPPVLSLDLKPWKCQELDFLADPDTIFLEETPVEDIFMDLSTPDPNGEWSSGDPEAAVPGGAPSPCNNLSPEDHSFLEDLATYETAFETGVSAFPYDGFPDELHQLQSQVQDSFHDDGSGGEPTF, from the exons ATGTACCGCTCCACCAAGGGCGCCTCCAAGGCGCGCCGCGACCAGATCAACGCTGAGATCCGGAACCTCAAGGAGCTGCTGCCGCTGGCCGAAGCGGACAAGGTCCGGCTGTCCTACCTGCACATTATGAGTCTTGCCTGCATCTACACTCGCAAGGGCGTCTTCTTCGCTGGAG GCACTCCTCTGGCGGGCCCTACAGGGCTTCTCTCAGCTCAAGAGCTTGAAGACATAGTGGCAGCACTACCTGGCTTTCTGCTTGTGTTCACAGCTGAGGGGAAGCTGCTATATCTGTCTGAGAGTGTGAGCGAGCATCTGGGCCACTCCATG GTGGACCTCGTTGCCCAGGGTGACAGTATCTATGACATCATTGACCCAGCTGACCACCTAACTGTGCGCCAGCAActcactcttccctctgccctggaCAGCG ATCGCCTCTTCCGCTGTCGCTTCAACACTTCCAAGTCCCTCAGGCGCCAGAGCGCAGGCAACAAACTGGTGCTTATTCGAGGCCGATTCCACGCTCACCCACCTGGGGCCTACTGGGCAGGAAACCCTGTGTTCACAGCTTTCTGTGCCCCACTGGAGCCAAGACCacgccctggccctggccctggccttgGCCCTGCCTCACTTTTCCTGGCCATGTTTCAGAGCCGTCATGCTAAAGACTTGGCCCTACTGGACATCTCTGAGAG TGTCCTAATCTACCTGGGCTTTGAGCGCAGTGAACTGCTCTGTAAATCATGGTATGGACTGCTGCACCCTGAGGACCTGGGCCACGCTTCTGCTCAACACTACCGCCTGT TGGCTGAGAGTGGAGATATTCAGGCAGAGATGGTGGTGAGACTGCAGGCCAAGCCTGGAGGCTGGGCATGGATTTATTGCCTGTTATACTCAGAAGGTCCAGAGAGCCCCATTACTGCCAATAACTACCCAATCAG tgaCACGGAAGCCTGGAGCCTCCGCCAGCAGCTGAACTCTGAAGACACCCAGGCAGCATATATCCTCAGCACCCCAGCCGTGCTGCCCTCATTCCCTGAGAACATCCTCTCCCAGGAGCAGTGCTCCAGCTCTAACCCACTCTTCAACCCTGCCCTGGGGGCTCCCAGAAGCACCAGTTTCCCCAGTGCTCCTGAGCTGGGTGCTGTCTCAACATCAGAAGAGCTTCCTCGACCCCCCAAAGAGCGGGGCTTCAGTTACATGACATTCTCATCTGGCCCTGAGCCTTCTCTTCAAGCAGATCTGAGCAAGGATCTTGTGTGCACCCCACCCTACACGCCCCACCAGCCGGGAGGCTGTGCCTTCCTCTTCAGCCTCCATGAGCCCTTCCAGACCCACTTGCCCACTCCATCCAGCTCTCTCCAAGAACAGATGACTCCAAGCACCGCAACCTTCTCTGACCAATTGACACCCAGCAGTGCAACCTTCCCAGATCCACTGACTAGTCCACTACAAGGCCAGCTGACTGAAACTTCAACCAGAAGCTATGAAGATCAGTTGAATCCCTGCACCTCCACCTTCCCAGATCAGCTGCTTCCCAGCACTGCCACCTTCCCAGAGCCTCTGGGCAGCCCTGCCCAGGAGCAGCTGACTCCTCCTAGCACGGCATTCCAAGCACATCTGAACAGCCCCAGCCAAACTTTCCCAGAACAACTGAGCCCCAGTCACACCAAGACTTACTTCGCCCAGGAGGGATGCAGTTTTCTCTATGAGAAGTTGCCCCCAAGTCCTAGCAGCCCTGGTAATGGGGACTGCACACTCCTGGCCCTAGCCCAGCTCCGGGGCCCCCTCTCTGTGGACGTCCCCCTGATGCCCGAAGGCCTACTTACACCTGAGGCCTCTCCAGTCAAGCAGAGTTTCTTTCACTACTCTGAGAAGGAGCAGAATGAGATAGATCGTCTCATCCAGCAGATCAGCCAGTTGGCTCAGGGCATGGACAGGCCCTTCTCAGCTGAGGCCAGCACGGGTGGGCTGGAGCCACTTGGGGGGCTGGAGCCCCTGGACTCCAACCTGTCCCTgtcgggggctggcccccctgTGCTCAGCCTGGACCTGAAACCCTGGAAATGCCAGGAGCTGGATTTCCTGGCTGACCCTGATACTATATTCCTGGAAGAGACGCCCGTGGAAGACATCTTCATGGATCTCTCTACTCCAGACCCCAATGGGGAATGGAGTTCAGGGGATCCTGAGGCAGCGGTCCCAGGAGGGGCCCCATCGCCTTGCAACAACCTGTCCCCAGAAGACCATAGCTTCCTGGAGGACCTGGCCACATATGAAACCGCCTTTGAGACAGGTGTCTCAGCATTCCCCTACGATGGGTTTCCTGATGAGTTGCATCAACTCCAGAGCCAAGTTCAAGACAGCTTCCATGATG atgGAAGTGGAGGGGAACCAACGTTTTGA